One Prinia subflava isolate CZ2003 ecotype Zambia chromosome 8, Cam_Psub_1.2, whole genome shotgun sequence DNA window includes the following coding sequences:
- the RPL23A gene encoding large ribosomal subunit protein uL23: MAPKAKKEAVPPKTEAKAKALKAKKAVLKGVHSHKKKKIRTSPTFRRPKTLRLRRQPKYPRKSAPRRNKLDHYAIIKFPLTTESAMKKIEDNNTLVFIVDVKANKHQIKQAVKKLYDIDVAKVNTLIRPDGEKKAYVRLAPDYDALDVANKIGII; encoded by the exons ATGGCGCCCAAGGCGAAGAAGGAGG CTGTGCCTCCGAAGACAGAGGCGAAGGCGAAGGCGCTGAAGGCCAAGAAGGCCGTCCTGAAGGGGGTGCACAGccacaagaagaagaagatCCGCACGTCGCCCACTTTCCGCAGGCCCAAGACGCTGCGGCTGCGGAGGCAGCCCAAATATCCCCGGAAGAGCGCCCCACGGAGAAACAA GCTGGACCATTACGCCATTATCAAGTTCCCTCTGACCACAGAATCAGCGATGAAGAAGATTGAGGATAACAACACTCTGGTGTTCATCGTGGATGTCAAGGCAAACAAGCACCAGATCAAACAGGCCGTTAAGAAGCTGTACGATATCGACGTGGCCAAGGTCAACACATTGATTAG GCCTGATGGAGAGAAGAAGGCTTACGTCCGACTGGCTCCAGATTATGATGCACTGGATGTGGCCAACAAG